A single genomic interval of Macadamia integrifolia cultivar HAES 741 chromosome 6, SCU_Mint_v3, whole genome shotgun sequence harbors:
- the LOC122082595 gene encoding S-adenosylmethionine synthase 1-like, which produces MDTFLFTSESVNEGHPDKLCDQVSDAILDACLEQDPESKVACETCTKTNMVMVFGEITTKAKVDYEKIVRDTCRGIGFVSADVGLDADKCNVLVNIESQSPDIAQGVHGHLTKKPEEIGAGDQGHMFGYATDETPELMPLTHVLATKLGAKLTEVRKNGTCAWLRPDGKTQVTVEYKNEGGAMVPLRVHTVLISTQHDETVTNDQIAKDLKEHVIKPIIPAQYMDENTIFHLNPSGRFVIGGPHGDAGLTGRKIIIDTYGGWGAHGGGAFSGKDPTKVDRSGAYIVRQAAKSVVASGLARRCIVQVSYAIGVPEPLSVFVDTYKTGTIPDKDILALIKENFDFRPGMIAINLDLKRGGNFRYQKTAAYGHFGRDEPDFTWETVKVLKNAKA; this is translated from the coding sequence ATGGATACCTTCCTATTCACCTCAGAATCCGTCAACGAGGGCCACCCAGACAAGCTCTGCGACCAGGTTTCTGATGCCATCCTTGATGCCTGCCTAGAACAAGATCCTGAGAGCAAGGTTGCCTGTGAGACATGCACCAAGACCAACATGGTCATGGTCTTTGGTGAGATCACCACCAAGGCCAAGGTGGACTATGAGAAGATTGTCCGAGACACCTGCAGAGGCATCGGATTTGTTTCAGCTGATGTGGGTCTTGATGCCGACAAATGCAATGTTCTTGTCAACATTGAGTCGCAGAGCCCCGACATTGCCCAGGGTGTTCACGGTCACCTTACAAAGAAGCCTGAGGAAATTGGAGCTGGTGACCAAGGTCACATGTTCGGTTATGCCACAGATGAAACCCCTGAGCTGATGCCCCTCACCCATGTCCTGGCTACAAAGCTTGGGGCCAAACTCACTGAAGTGAGGAAGAATGGGACCTGCGCGTGGCTAAGGCCTGATGGCAAGACCCAAGTGACTGTTGAGTACAAAAATGAAGGTGGTGCCATGGTTCCTCTCAGGGTCCACACTGTTCTCATTTCAACTCAACATGATGAGACTGTCACAAATGACCAGATTGCCAAGGACCTGAAGGAGCATGTGATCAAGCCAATCATCCCAGCCCAGTATATGGATGAAAATACAATCTTCCACCTCAACCCATCTGGTCGTTTCGTCATTGGGGGACCTCATGGTGACGCAGGCCTCACTGGCCGCAAGATCATCATCGACACTTATGGTGGGTGGGGTGCCCATGGTGGTGGTGCTTTCTCTGGCAAGGACCCAACCAAGGTGGACCGCAGTGGTGCTTACATAGTCAGGCAGGCTGCTAAAAGTGTTGTGGCGTCTGGGCTTGCTCGACGCTGCATTGTGCAGGTCTCTTATGCAATTGGTGTTCCGGAGCCTTTGTCTGTGTTTGTTGACACTTACAAGACCGGTACGATTCCAGACAAGGACATACTTGCTCTGATCAAGGAGAATTTCGACTTCAGGCCAGGGATGATTGCCATTAACCTTGATCTGAAAAGGGGAGGCAACTTCAGGTACCAGAAGACTGCTGCTTATGGGCATTTCGGCCGGGATGAACCAGATTTCACTTGGGAGACTGTGAAGGTCCTCAAGAATGCCAAGGCTTGA